Genomic DNA from Gemmatimonadales bacterium:
GATCGCCTGGGCAATGGCCTCCGCGGTTGCTGCATCCTGCTTACCGTCCAGGTTGCCGGGCGGGAAGCCCAGGGCATCGACCATCGTCTGGACGGCTCGCAGCCCCCAGGTGTCGCCCGAGGCGCCCTGCGGATCCGAGTAGAGTGCCTCCCAGATGGCAACATCGCGTCGCATTACCGCATAGATCGATCGCGCCCGACGCTCGCTCAGCCACTTGTTGTAGATATCGCTGCCGCTCGGGTCCGCGTGGCCAAAGAGGGACATCGGGCACCCCGGGTGACGCCGGATGATCCCGCCCAGCTTGCGGAATCCTTCCCGCGCGGCAGGGGCAACGACCGACGAATCGAAGGCAAAGTTGGAGGGGTACAGATTGGCGCAGGCCACGACTACCGTGTCCTTGCGCACCGTGTTGAACGCTTTGGCACGGTCGCTGGCTGTCGGGGCCACGATGACGGGAAGCACCGCGCGGTTGGCATGGGTGGCGAAGATCCCGGCGTCGGTCTCGTCCACCATGTCCGGGATGTAGATTGCGTCGACCATCTCAGGGCACCGTCTCGTCCGGCAGCAGGTCACCGTGTTCGTGAGCAATCCGGTTGTAGACCTTGGGGTCGCGGAACTTGCCGGTGACCTTCATCCCATGGTCGAACTCGAACTCTTCGGTCGCCCACCGCAGTTGCACCTCGTCCGCCGCTGCGAAGCCGGCGAAGTAGCCAAGGTTGTTGAGCCGCATCTGAATCCCGCGAATGGTGTTGGCGGGTGCCAACTCGCCGATCCGCATCCAGAGCGTCAGGTCGACCTCGCTTTCCGCGTCGCCCTGGTGCACCGCGAGTTCTCCAGCGCGATGAGATGGTGAGAGGGGTTGCGACAGGCGTCCGTCGCCGTCGGTTGCATTCGGGACGACGCCGTCGACTGCGGCTCCCTCACCGCCGGTCCCCAGCACGATACGCGCGGCACGATTTGCCATGGGCGTCTGGCCGCGGTCGAGGACCTTGAGATTGAGCAGCAGCGTGGGTGCCGTTGCGATGAACTTGTGTTCCTGGTCGGTGCTGCGGGAAAATCGGCGGTGCCGCCGGACCGGAACGATCAGCGCGTCATCGGCGGCCAGGGTGAAGGGATTGACCCGTTCCTTGCGCAACTCCTGGTTGCCCGGGTCGTCCCAGACCGTCCGCCAGCTGCGGAATTCGGCCAGTGTCGAGGCAACCGCTGTGTGCTCGCCGGGCTGGATCGTGTGTTCGGCCGGTTCGGTGCGGTCGTCCGCAGCGATCGACTCCCCCTGATCGCCGCCGTCGGCGCGGACCGCGCGGTCTTCGAGGCGGAGAAACGTGAGGCGATACTCCCCAGGCTCGATGCCCTTGTGCCGGGCGCGGCCCTCGGCGTCCAGCAGGCCGGCAATCGGGTCGGTCCCCTCGCGTTCGAGCTGATACGGGTCGCCTGCCATTGGACGGCCGGCCTCGTCGACCAGCGCAATCCCGATCCAGTGTCCCGCGATCGCCTGCCCGGGTGCGGGTTCCGGGGGGACGAACGGCGAGGCGGCGACGATTTCCCGGGCGCCCTGCGAGGCGCAATCGGTTCGGGTAAAGGCCAGGCCTTTGGCCTTGGCGGCCGACATGCTGAAACCGGCAGCGCCGCCGGCGCCTCCGCCGGAGTCGCCAATCATGACGTTGGGCGAGCCGGCGACGATGCTGCCGCCGTGCGCGGTGCTGTCGCCCATCCGGGCGGCCGGCATCCCGGCGATCAGGCAGGTTGGCGACCCCGCCACGATGACGTCCGGCGGCCCCACGCAGATGGCAACGTCGCCCACTCGCGCGGCCGGCAGTCCGTTGATCAGGACCGTGGGGGCGCCCTGGAACGCAATCGGGCCACCGACGTGCGGAATCGGCACGACGGCCGGGGTCTGCATCGGGCAGGCGTGCATGTCGGTGAGCCGAGCGGCCGGTTTCGACATAGCTTCAACATCGAATCGCGGGGGGCCGGTGTCTAGTCCAATGCACGGTCTCCGGCGGCCTCGCGCCGCACCGGGGACGGCGTGCATGGGTATCTTTCGGTCGTTCCGTGCCGCTGCTGAGCAGGATTGTTTCGTGAGGGGGGAACCGTGACGAGCTCAGGAACTCGCGAGATCCGCAACGAGGATGGTGATCTCATCGCGCGCGTCACCGAGGTGAACCCGGGTACCGTCCTCCAGTGTCTTCGGTGCGAGTTGCGGAGCGAAGTCAGGGAGCTGCTCGAGTATCCGGCTACCTGGGCCAGACTTTCCGATCGCAAGCTGTTTGCGCTTTGCCAGCAGGGGGAGGTTCGCGAGGCCGGTCCCAGCTGACAGCCCACTTCGCGCAGCCGCCGGCTCCAGCGTCGGGCTGTCAAATTCGTGGGGAGCGGGTTCCCCGGGCCGGTGTCGACGCCTTTGACAACCCGGTGGCCGAGGTGCAATGCTTGACCGGGCCTAACGTTTGCCGCTACACTATGGGGTCTCCTCCACCCGCTCCGGATGCCAACTTATAACGTCGATCTCACGACTGAGCGTGGCGTTTCGCGGGTTTCCTTTACCCTCGATGATGACCGCCCGTTAGGGCTGCAGATCAATCACGTCCTCGAAGAGTTTCGTCAGCGTGGCCTGGTCCTCAAGGGCGGGCCTGAGGACGAACTGATGGTGGCGTGGAACGGGCGGCCGGTCGACGGCGCCAGGACGCCGCAGTCGCTCGGCATCACGCCCCACCATGCCATCGAGTTGCGAATGCGGCCACGGCGGGCCGCCGTGGCCGCGCGGGCGGAACCGCCAGCCACGCCGTTTCTCTCCAAGACCTCATACCTGTCGCTGGTAACCGGCTGTACCGGGGCGGCACTTGCCTGGATCGTGACGGCGACGCTCTTCACCGACTTGGGTGACGTGTTCACCAGCTACGGTACCCTGGACGTTGCGGTGGCCACCCTGCTGGGCGCGGCGGTCGGCGGGATGCTGCTTGGTGCGCTGGCGCGGGCGCGCAGTGAAGGGCTGGTAATCGGGCTTGCCGCTGGTGTCGGGCTCGGAGCCGCTGGCGCGGCAGTCGGCGCCTTCTCGGGCCTGGTGATATCCGGATACGCAGGACTCGGTGACTCGCGCCAGAGCTTCATTGCTGCCCGTCTGATCACCTGGGCGCTTACGGGCGGGTTTCTCGGCATGTTCCTGGCTTTTCGCTGGGTCAGGACTCATGCGGTGGTCCCGTTCGAGTCCCTGCTCTGGGGCTGCGGAGCCGGCATTGTCAGCGCCCTGCTGATGTCGCTGCCGGGGCCGTCCGATCTCTGGCAGCTGCTGGGTTTTCTGGTGATCGGGGCGGCCACCGGTATTGGTGTGATCCATCCGGTCATGGCCCGCTCCCTGGGCGTCATCGAGTTGGAGCGGGCTGGTTCCGGATCGGTCGGACTCTTGGGGCATCGCGGCTGGGTGGTTCCCTTCCATGGCACGGCGACCATGGCGCGAAGCCTGGAAGTGCGCAGCCAGCAGGGGCGCAGCCAGGTGGTGCCGACAGGCGCTGGTTCGGAGCCGATTGCGCTCAGCGGTCGGGCCGTTGGGGGCCCGCAGGACCTGCTCAATCAGGACACGATTACCATCGGATCACGCGTCTTTCTTTACCGTCGGTTTCCGGAGGCGAGCTAGTGAAAGCCGCGGCGCTTGCCGCAGGATGCCTCGCCCTCATCGGGGTTGGGGCTCTGGCGGGGCAGGATGGCGAGGTGGCGTTGCTGCGTTGCGGCGAGCGATCGGCCCGGCCCTGTCTGATGACGACGGTCTCGCTTCGCCCCGAGCAGGCCCGCCAGCTGGCGGGTCGGTCTCCCGACAGCTTGGGATTGACCTGGCGGGCGCGATTCCTGCGGGATACCAGCCTCGCGGGCCGCGCTCGACGAACCTGGTCGAGTGGAACGGGCGAGAACCGGGTGCTGGTTCTGGTCGACGTCAGCGGCAGCATGAGGAACCTGGGGATCGGGACCGCCAAGCTGGTGGTCGGGAACTTTCTCCGAACGCTCGATTCGCTGCCGGCCGGGTCGGTCCGGGTGGCGATCGCGCCGTTCGGGAGCGTCAACGTTGCTGCACGGATTGCTGCGGCTCAGTTCACGACCCCCGACTCGGCGCGGTATGCGATCGATGGGTTGCCCAATCCCGATCGTGAGAACACCGGGCTCTATAGCGCCGTGGTGGCCGGCGTCGAGCGTCTGTCGCGCGAACTCGCCGAGACGGGTGAGGGACTTGGTGCGCTGGTCGTCCTGACTGACGGAGACAATGATGTTGGGCGGTCCGGTGATGATGCGGGGCTGCTGGCGGGCGCTTCCGGGCTGGCGCGTGCTGCGCAGGCAGTGGATGGGAGTGCGGCCTTCACGACCATCGTCGGGATCGGCAATCTCAACGCGCAGGCGCTGACGACTCTTGCGGGTCCCCGAGGGCGGGCGTATCTCACGAGTCTGGACGCCTATGAGTTGGCCCGTCCGCTGGCAGAGGTGCGCGACCTTTTCGCGACCAGTTGGGAACTGCTGTTCCCGCTCTCGGTAGCGCGCGAGGGGCTCGGTCGGGGTCCGGCAACCCTGGTGCCCTCGGTCGGATTCGTTGCTGGAGCGGCGCTCTGGCGTCCGCCGGTCATTGCGCTGCCGGCCTTTGTGGGCGTGGCGTCGTCGGCCTTGGTGCCTGAAGGGGTCGGGGCAGCACCGGTTGGCTTCGTGCTGGATCGGCGCTGGCCGCTGGCGTTAATGGCGGGAGTACTGTTGTTCTTGTTATGGTTCGTGGCTCCCCGATTGTTGTGGCCGGTCCTGTCGGCGACACCGGTTCAGGGTGCCCCGCCGGTCAAGAAAGCAGCATCGCCGCCGCCAGGCGGGTTGCGAACCGACGTGAAGGAAGTTGCGCCGCGTCGGCCATCCGATGTTACGGCAGCGAAGGCGCGCCGCGCCTGATAGCAACGTGCAACGTGGTACAATCCTATCTCTGAGGAGAGCCAGACATGCCAGTCGTGAAGGTCACGCGGGCCGGGGTCAAGATGGCGCCGCGACAGGTGCCGACCGAGACCACCGCGACCATTCTGCCGATGACCGTCGACCGGGTCGGGCAGGAGGCGCTCGAGGACGAGCAGCCCACCAAGGTGTCGAGTCTGGCCGAAGCGTTCGAGAAGTTCAAGCCGGCGCTCGATTTCAAGACCAACGTGGGCGACGAGGGCACGGAGTTCGCCGCAGAGCTCGAATTCAAGAGCCTCAAGGACTTCGATCCCAAGCGAGTGATGACCCGGGAACCGGGCAAGCGGAACGACGTCGCCGACCTGCAGAGCCAGATCGACCTGCTCCACCGGATGCGTGAGCGCTTCGCGGTGCTCTCGGTCCGGCGGGCAT
This window encodes:
- a CDS encoding PAAR domain-containing protein yields the protein MSKPAARLTDMHACPMQTPAVVPIPHVGGPIAFQGAPTVLINGLPAARVGDVAICVGPPDVIVAGSPTCLIAGMPAARMGDSTAHGGSIVAGSPNVMIGDSGGGAGGAAGFSMSAAKAKGLAFTRTDCASQGAREIVAASPFVPPEPAPGQAIAGHWIGIALVDEAGRPMAGDPYQLEREGTDPIAGLLDAEGRARHKGIEPGEYRLTFLRLEDRAVRADGGDQGESIAADDRTEPAEHTIQPGEHTAVASTLAEFRSWRTVWDDPGNQELRKERVNPFTLAADDALIVPVRRHRRFSRSTDQEHKFIATAPTLLLNLKVLDRGQTPMANRAARIVLGTGGEGAAVDGVVPNATDGDGRLSQPLSPSHRAGELAVHQGDAESEVDLTLWMRIGELAPANTIRGIQMRLNNLGYFAGFAAADEVQLRWATEEFEFDHGMKVTGKFRDPKVYNRIAHEHGDLLPDETVP
- a CDS encoding VWA domain-containing protein, with the translated sequence MKAAALAAGCLALIGVGALAGQDGEVALLRCGERSARPCLMTTVSLRPEQARQLAGRSPDSLGLTWRARFLRDTSLAGRARRTWSSGTGENRVLVLVDVSGSMRNLGIGTAKLVVGNFLRTLDSLPAGSVRVAIAPFGSVNVAARIAAAQFTTPDSARYAIDGLPNPDRENTGLYSAVVAGVERLSRELAETGEGLGALVVLTDGDNDVGRSGDDAGLLAGASGLARAAQAVDGSAAFTTIVGIGNLNAQALTTLAGPRGRAYLTSLDAYELARPLAEVRDLFATSWELLFPLSVAREGLGRGPATLVPSVGFVAGAALWRPPVIALPAFVGVASSALVPEGVGAAPVGFVLDRRWPLALMAGVLLFLLWFVAPRLLWPVLSATPVQGAPPVKKAASPPPGGLRTDVKEVAPRRPSDVTAAKARRA
- a CDS encoding type VI secretion system contractile sheath small subunit; translation: MPVVKVTRAGVKMAPRQVPTETTATILPMTVDRVGQEALEDEQPTKVSSLAEAFEKFKPALDFKTNVGDEGTEFAAELEFKSLKDFDPKRVMTREPGKRNDVADLQSQIDLLHRMRERFAVLSVRRAWDNPDQRKEIIEAVAEFQDALRKISGGDA